The following DNA comes from Sporomusaceae bacterium.
GGGCCGCTGATCGACAAGTACTTCACCGCCAACCCGGCGGTGCCGACCGAGCACCGGATAAGGATGGCGAGGCTGCTGGAGAACATGACCGGCGGTACGGCGCTGGCCGAAGCGATGCACGGCGCCGGCTCGCCCCAGGCGATGCGGGTGATGCTGTACCGCGAGGCCAACCTCGAACACAAGAAGAGCCTGGCAAGGAAGCTGGCGAAAATCAAACAATAACGGCATGAAGACCCGCTTTCCGGCGGGTCTTCGTTATGAAGGAGAAAGGATAATTATTATTTAGTGATATTATTTATAAATACATCGCTGTGCTGAAGGTGAGAGGTACGATCGTGTCGAAAAAGAATAAATAATAAAAATAAATGCGCGAACCGGGGGTGTTTCCGATGATCAAATGGCAAGACGCATACAACACCGGGGTGGAGAACCTCGACGCCCAGCACCGGCGGCTGTTCGAGATCGCAAACGAGGCTTACGGGCTGCTGAAGAACGATCTTAGGGTGGACAAGTACGACGATATCGTCGCTATTCTGACCGAGCTGCGCAATTACACCGTATACCACTTCAAAACCGAGGAAGAGTATATGATGAGCATCGGCTATAAGAAGTTCCTGTCCCACAAGGCCGAACACGCCGATTTCATCGCCAAGATCGACGAGGTGAACCTCGACAAGGTTGACGCCAACCAGGACGAGTACCTGCGGACGACGCTCGATTTCGTCTGCACCTGGATCACCGAGCATATCCTCGGGCGGGACAAGCAGTACGCGACGCCCTGATGCCGGCCCGCCGGGCGCGCGAAAAATATCGAATTTTTCTGAGATGACTGGATGGTGCCGCCGAAAGGTTGTATAATGTATACATACTCGGCCAGCCAACCAGAACGAGCTTCTCAGTGAGCCAGGAGGGACGACGCACCGCTAGCGATGCGCAAGAAGCCTGGCAACGGGATCTGTCCCCACCGGGATGCTTTCTCTAAACGGATGTCCGTCCATGATTTTATTATGGAGGTGCATTCGGATGAGCGGACAGGAAGTTCTGCTTTTCGCTGGGATTGCAGCCGGTTGGATTGCCGGGCTGTATTACCAGTCGTGCAAGCTGCTCAAAGAACAAAGGCAAGTTTAGGTACCAGGAAACGAAAAAAGCCGCCAGGCAAGGGCGGCTTTCTTTTTTTGTGGGAAAGCAGATGGCGTCTTATCGGCAACCGTGAAGTTTGTTCAACAGCCAGGCCATATTTTCGCCGAGGTTCTTCATGTTGGCGATGCCCTCGTCGTCCTGGGTCACTTCGCCGATGTTGCGGCCGTAGCCCATGTTCCAGTAGGTCGAGCCGACGAGATACATATCCTTGCTGTGGAGGAAGTGGGTGAGGGTGTCGAAGGCGCCGACCGCGCCGCCCCGCCGCGCGGCTACCACCGCGGCGCCGACCTTGTGCTTGAAGAGGCCTTTGTTGGCGGCCAGCACCATGCTGGCTCTGTCGATAAGGGCTTTGATCTGTGCGGTCGCGCCGGCGGCGTAGACAGGCGAACCGAGGATTATCCCCTCGGCGGCGATCATCCGGGCGAAGCAGTCGTTGAAGAAGTCGTCATCGATGGCGCAGCGGGCGTTTTTCTGCGCCAGGCAGGCGTAGCAGGCGGTGCAGCCTGGGAGGGGCTGGCCGGCGAGCTGGATAAGTTCGGTTTCGATGCCCTGGGCGTTCAGTTCGGCGAAAACTGTCTTGAGCAGGAGCGCCGTGTTGCCGTCCTTGCGGGGGCTGCCGTTGATGCCTACGACTTTCACCTTGTCTCATCTCCCGTTGTTCGCTTGTGACGGACTGCGGCAACGCGGCCGTCAATCCGTATCATTAATCTTTTCGCCTGCGGCGGGGAATATCCTTCACCCGGAGCGGAAGGGGGCAGGTTTTTGTGGGAGGGACGACGGCGGCGAGAAGGTATTCGGCCAGCAAGCACGAAAATTCCTTTGTATGGTAAGCCGTCGTTTTAGAACGCGGCCATGGCGGATACCGGCAGGCGCCGGGAGGTATGCTATGGCTGCGGGCGCCGGGGGAGGCCGGCGGGCGGCCGGGCCGTGAAGCGGGTATTAGGAGGAGATAAAGTATGACCAAGACGAAATTGACCGTTCCCCAGGTCCGGCAATTAAAAGAGCAAGGCAAGAAAGTCAAGATGATTGTCGCGTACGATTATCCCTTCGCGGCGCTTATCGACAGGTCGGACGCCGATATGATCCTCGTCGGCGATTCGCTGGGCATGGTGGTGCTGGGCTACGATACGACGGTGCCGGTCAACATGGAGGAGATAATTTATCACCTGCGGGCGGTAAGAAGGGCGGCCCCCAATACGATGGTCGTCGCCGATATGCCGTTCATGTCGTATATAAACGTGGATGAGGCGATCCGCAACGCCGGGCGCCTGATGAAGGAGGGGGCCGACTGCGTCAAGCTGGAAGGCGGCCTGCCGATGGTGGATAAGGTGAAGGGGATCGTCGACGCCGGCATCCCGGTTATGGCCCATATCGGCCTGACGCCGCAGACGGTATCGATGCTGGGCGGCTTCAAGGTGCAGGGCAAGGACGCCGCATCGGCCGAACGGATGCTGCTGGAGGCCCGTGAATTAGAGGGGGCAGGAGCGTTCGCGGTGCTGCTCGAGTGCGTACCCGCGCCGCTGGCCAGGCTGATAACATCCAAGCTGAGCGCGTCGACGATCGGTACCGGTGCGGGCGCCGGCGTGGACGGTCACTGTCTGAACGCGTACGACCTGACGGGGATTTTCGAGCGGTTCGTGCCCAAGTTCGTCAAGCAGTACGCCCAGGTCGGGCCGCAGATGCTCGACGCTTTCAACGCCTACTGCCGGGAGATCGACAGCGGGGAGTTTCCGGGGGAGAAACACTGTTTTACGATGAAGGAAGAAGATTTGAAGAGGTTGTATTGAAAGAAATTATGCGGCGGGTGCAAAGGAGACGGACGTGAAGAGTCATATTTCCACAAAAGGCCCGGAACGCGCCACCCACCGGGCAATATACTACTCGATGGGTTTCTT
Coding sequences within:
- a CDS encoding hemerythrin family protein, with translation MIKWQDAYNTGVENLDAQHRRLFEIANEAYGLLKNDLRVDKYDDIVAILTELRNYTVYHFKTEEEYMMSIGYKKFLSHKAEHADFIAKIDEVNLDKVDANQDEYLRTTLDFVCTWITEHILGRDKQYATP
- a CDS encoding flavodoxin family protein, whose amino-acid sequence is MKVVGINGSPRKDGNTALLLKTVFAELNAQGIETELIQLAGQPLPGCTACYACLAQKNARCAIDDDFFNDCFARMIAAEGIILGSPVYAAGATAQIKALIDRASMVLAANKGLFKHKVGAAVVAARRGGAVGAFDTLTHFLHSKDMYLVGSTYWNMGYGRNIGEVTQDDEGIANMKNLGENMAWLLNKLHGCR
- the panB gene encoding 3-methyl-2-oxobutanoate hydroxymethyltransferase, which produces MTKTKLTVPQVRQLKEQGKKVKMIVAYDYPFAALIDRSDADMILVGDSLGMVVLGYDTTVPVNMEEIIYHLRAVRRAAPNTMVVADMPFMSYINVDEAIRNAGRLMKEGADCVKLEGGLPMVDKVKGIVDAGIPVMAHIGLTPQTVSMLGGFKVQGKDAASAERMLLEARELEGAGAFAVLLECVPAPLARLITSKLSASTIGTGAGAGVDGHCLNAYDLTGIFERFVPKFVKQYAQVGPQMLDAFNAYCREIDSGEFPGEKHCFTMKEEDLKRLY